The Flexivirga aerilata sequence GGAGGCGTCGACGTCATCGGCCGGCGTCCGTCGGTGGGCCGGAAGCCGAAGCTGCTGGCGAAGGCGACGGCCCGGCCGTTGTCGGTGCCGACCCAGTAGATGACGAAGTCGTACTTGTCCTCGCGCGCCTGCTTCACGCCCGCGTCGACGAGCTTCCAGGCCACGCCCTTGCCGCGCAGGTCGGGGCTCACCCAGAGGCCGAAGAGCTCGCTGATGCGTTCGTCGTCGGTGGGGCGCCGCCCGACCGAGACGACGCCGACCACCTGGTCACCGGACTCGGCGACCAGGCGACGGGACCGGCCCATGCGCTTGCGCCAGAAATCCTCGTCGTACTTCTCTTCCTGCGAGGCCGACGCCGCAAAGGCGTCCGGTGCCTCACGCAGTGCTGCGAGTCGAACGTCGCGGTAGACCTGCCAATCCTCTTCCCCGAGGGCCCGCACCGAGATGTCAGTCATGGGCACAACTGTCGCACGCATCGCCTCGCGATGGTCATCAAGGTGTGCCCAACTGCACACCTGACAATCGTCAGACGTGGCCGGAGGCCAGGTCGTGCGAGCGCTTGGCGGCGGCCTCCATGGCGGTGAGGAACGCCGCGCGCACCTTGTGGTCGTCGAGTTCGCGCAACGCCGCCATCGTCGTGCCGCCGGGGCTGGACACCTGCTCGCGCAGGACC is a genomic window containing:
- a CDS encoding GNAT family N-acetyltransferase, whose amino-acid sequence is MTDISVRALGEEDWQVYRDVRLAALREAPDAFAASASQEEKYDEDFWRKRMGRSRRLVAESGDQVVGVVSVGRRPTDDERISELFGLWVSPDLRGKGVAWKLVDAGVKQAREDKYDFVIYWVGTDNGRAVAFASSFGFRPTDGRRPMTSTPPEGEDPEDEMAMIYPLGDDPGAVPSAVL